DNA from Numida meleagris isolate 19003 breed g44 Domestic line chromosome 9, NumMel1.0, whole genome shotgun sequence:
CCTGctcttcatcatcttcctcctcttcctcctcagagCCCACCTGCTCAGCCTCTGGCTCCATCCCACCTTCACCCTGGGGCTCTCcctgcacctctgctggtgGCTGTCCCTCTGCCACTTGGGGCTGCTCCTCAGGCTCCACACACTCAGTGCTCCTCTCTGGAGGCACCGAGGTTTTGGCAGCATCCTCCTCAGTGGAGTCACGGtctggaaggaagaagcagagcatGCTGAGGGAGGAACAGATGCCCAGGCAGATACCACCACAcccccagctcagctccttgCTGGGGACCATCTTCCACACCGccctctccatccccacccccgCAGGTGCTGGTGGTCACCCCAAGTCCGGGGCTTCCCTTGACCTTACCCAGCCCAAACGTCATCTCATTGTACAGGTCGAgctcctcatcttcctcagcCATCTCCTCCAGCAGAGGAGCATCCTCCACCAGCAGGTAGTCCTCGAGGATCTACGGGGAGaaaggggcagcagcagggatacCGGTAGGCTTCAGAGcgaacacagcagcagcaggaacagcccCGGGGGCAGGGCGGGCACTCACCACGGGCTCGCCGCCCTCCGCCATGACGCGGCCCCACCGCCCCCGCCGCCCTCTACGGGGCCGCGCTGCCCCGCCCGCCGCCTTTTACGGTTTCCCGCGCTGCCTCTGCCGCGCATGCGCTGTGCCGCCTGGCGCTGCCCACAGAAGCAGTGCGCCTGCGCGTTCCCGCACCATACGTTAGGCCGCCCCCACCTGCTTTCcggaaagagaaagagaaagtgaaagCGGTGTTCCTGCAGCGCGCGGTGCGCAGTGCGCAGGCGCCTCGAGACACTCCGCTCCGGCTCGGTAACCTCTACACCGCCGCTCTGCCCGGAGACTGGTGACGCGCCGGGCCTTCCGCGCCGCGATTGGCTGCAGGCCAGGCGGGTGCAAGCGAGCTGCGTGCGGGCGGGCGGGGCCATTCCCCGAGGagtgcggtgcggtgcggtgcggtgcggaCGGCGGAGCCATGGGGAAGGCAGTTGCGCTGGTGGCCCTGGTGGCCCTGGTGGCCCTGTTCGGGCTGTCACAGGCAGGCGGtgagtgctggggctgggcgGGGGCGCGGGGTTCTGTCCCCTTCTCTGTGGTCGCGCCCCGTCCGGGGCCCCCCCCGCTCAGCACCCCTTTGTCCCCGCAGTGACACCCAAGGTGCAGGTGTACTCCCGCTTCCCCGCCTCCGTGGGCACCAAGAACGTCCTCAACTGCTTCGTGGAGGGCTTCCACCCACCCAGGATCACCATCACGCTGATGAAGGATGGCGTGCCCATGGAGGGCGCCCAGTACTCCGACATGTCCTTCAAGGACGACTGGACCTTCCAGCGCCTGGTGCACGCCGACTTCACACCCAGCAGCGAAGCCGTCTACACCTGCAAGGTGGAGCACGAGACCTTCAAGGAGCCGCAGGTCTTCAAGTGGGGTATGGCCTCCTCCgcctccgcctcctcctcctcctcctcctcctccccgcaTGGCGCTGCTGGCCCCGGCGGCCGTTCCCTGGTGGTGGGCAGCCCATGGCCCTGAGCCCTGACACTCTGGGCCCTGATGTTGGTTCTTTCTCTCCATAGATCCTGAGTACTGAGCCGTGCCCGGGATGAGCGTGGTGAGTAACGCGGTGCTTGGTGTCAGTAAGGGTGCTTGCGGGTAAGGGGAGTCCCCATAAGTAGCTTGTAGATCCAACAAGCAAGATGAATGATCCTTTGTGTTCCCACTGACAGGTAGTAGGGCTGTTCTGAGGCTCTTTCTGCTTAATATTCTAACTAGTTCTCACCCACGCCCAGCCTGCAGGATTTGACACGTCTGCCAGATGCTGTTCTGAGTTACCACGGCCGCTTTAGCGCTTCTCCTCCCCACCAGTCAGGAGAATTGCATCACAGGGTCTGGAAGCTCCCCTGCTTGGAAATCCCCTGCGAGTTGGGGAAGGCAGGATGGTTCGCCTGCATAGCAGAGGATGCGTGTCAGCTTGGCGTGAATAGCAAGCTTAACCCCTGATGCAGAAAACTCGGGAAATGTGGCATAGCTGAAAGAACTGCAGCGCAGCTTGAAACTGAAACTCCTTTGCTGAGAACTCTGCTTCAGGCTCGTTAAATATTGACAGTGCAAGTTGAGCCTTTTCTAGGCCTTACGGGAAGTGCCCTCCCAGCTGGGTcaggaaatgaatgtttttagTATGAGTCATGAGTCACGTGAACTTTATAAACGGGGCAGGAGGGGAACCCTTGGGCTTTCCTTCTTGATATGTAGAAGGATCGGTGTGTTTTATCTGCTATTGT
Protein-coding regions in this window:
- the B2M gene encoding beta-2-microglobulin yields the protein MGKAVALVALVALVALFGLSQAGVTPKVQVYSRFPASVGTKNVLNCFVEGFHPPRITITLMKDGVPMEGAQYSDMSFKDDWTFQRLVHADFTPSSEAVYTCKVEHETFKEPQVFKWDPEY